The segment TGCGTTCAGTTGAAGCTGCCGAGTTTGGAGGTGGGGTGCTTCGCTAagcttacagatgggaaaagtcTCCACAGTGGACTAGTAAGTCAGTGGGAGGAAGACTCCTCATGCATGAAATGGGACTGTCTTTCTATTATATTCCACCCAGTGCTTACCCACCAGCCATTTCTCTCTGTGTGAAGTCCTTCTTCAGCTCGGCAAACCTACCTTCTCCAGGATGCTTTCTTTCTGCTGTTCTTTGAAGTCTTCTTTTTTGACTTTGAAGGACTTGTACAACAGCTCGAGTTTTGTGGGGTCGGCCTGCAGATGCACCTCGGAGCCCTTGTCGTAGGCCTCCCAGGCAAACACTGCGGGAAACACGTCTTAATGAGTAACGAGCTTTAAAAAGCAGTCCATTTTTGTGAGCTGCCCATACATAGACAGCCGGGGCGTGCAGCCAACACTTACGCTGCGTCTGAGCCATGGAAATGGTATCTCCTGTGTATCTGACGAAGTTATCTCCTGCGTAACTCACTCTGCGAATACAAACCCAAAGCACATTGTCTCAGAGATTGGTTACTCTGTACGGAAAGCGAGTATGTAAAAGTGAATCTGAGTTTCCGCTTATGGCTGGGTCGGAaaagaactttttctttctttgaaatccGTACGTTCAATGCGCTACTTACTCGTCTGGATTCTTCCCCGCGTTGGCGTAAGGATTTTCTCTCATCGCTCTAGTTTTTGGATCATAGTAGGCAGAATTTGGATCTAAGTTTCTcaaatactagaaaaaaattgttaaaagatAGAATTAACAAATACTAGAAAAACGTGTTTAAAGATGGAATTAACGTTTACATATTGCAAAAACAATTTCAGCTGGTAAGAGCTGGTCATgacagtgtgtatgtatgtgtgtgcgtgtgtgcgcacacttGTAAGTACAAGTGAGGACAGAAGTGAATATCATTTTATCTTGGAATGACTAATTATATTAACCAAGTAATACCTACATACAATACACATAAACTCTAGGCTTGGAAGACTCTAATATTTTTCGTGTGCAGATTAGGATGCCAAGACTTACTTTTGCAATATCTTCTCGAATCCTTAGATTCCGGACTGTAATTCGCCTTTTAGAGTCAAAATTCTGCCCAGGCATGTCGATATCGTCTGCATAtttatcctcatcctcatcctcgcTGTTGTGATCTTTTTCCTGAACGAGGAAACAAGAACACAGGACAGCATTtgggtcttgtgtttttttttttcccatttgatccaacttgttttttaaaagcttttaCTTGAAAACGGTTGAAGTGGTTTGTTTGCATGCATGAAAACAGAGTAATGAAGCCTGCTGCATCTGtccaggaaaggggaaggaagggagagtggTGGAGGGGTGAGACTAACCAGGTTACATTCTATGAACGTTTGGAAATATCCCAGTCAACACCCCTCTCTCCGGTATAACCAACATATGCCCACAGAAAGCCATTGTCGTTATTACTATTAGTCACTGAAAGCTTAAATGTTAACGTATACCCAAATGAAACATGTCATACCGCCTGAGAATTGggttcctcctctccccactggTGTTTTGGAGAATTCTGCattggaaaagaaggaaaatcttAAGTTTATTTTACTTACTCCATGGACTGAGTACTAGGAAAACGTGATTTATGAGATGGGTGGGATGGGTGAggagaagatggaggaaggggaGACTCTGCTCAAGCTATACGGCACACATGAAATGCCAAGTGAAAAGGAAACCCTTCTGAACAACTACTTggagaaaataagaaacagaaacaatgCAACACGGGAGAAGGGGTGGCCCTGCGGCGGAGCACTTGAATAGTGAAAGCATGcagatccccagtaccacaaaaacaaaaccaatctaACCGAACAATCTACTTCTTAGTTACAAGGAGCACCAGTGTCCTGACTACAGTATGGCTTTGTGAGTAGTTCACCTTTGTGTCTACAAAGCCAGGCTATTTCCACACCATGTTCACCTATATAGGATTGTGATGACACAGAGTAACAGAAGTGTAAATGCCTAACGTGCTGGACAAATAGTAATTTCCATGTCTTTGTCTTCATTCGCATCAGACCCACAATACCTTACCAGAGATCTGTAAACCCAAACCAAAATGTTGCCAGGCTCACATAGGTATTTAGACGTGCTCAGAACCAAAGCAAGCCTTATAAGCTTTTGGCAATGCAAAAATATACTTGGTGAAACAATGTTGTGATTTATGGAGAGCCCCAAATCCTCTTCAGAATgaaattctttcctctttttttggccagtcctggggcttggactcagggcctgagcactgtccctggcttctttttgctcacggccagcactctgctacttgagccacagcgccacttctggctgttttctatatatgcggtgctggggaactgaacccagggcttcatgtatacgaggcgagcactgttgccactaggccatatccccagccccttttctttcttcacaatTGCTCAGACtcctctgtttccttctctctcctgtgtccttctctcccctctcttctgtctgtctttccccccccccgccccttttgtgccatcttgggatttgaactcagggcttgagcaggagcactgtccttgagcttttttgcttaaggctagcagtctaccacttgagctacagttccacttctggctttttaatggttaactggagatagagtttcacttgctttactgcctgggctgtcctggaaccacaattctcagatctcaggctcctgagcaactagaatttatagtcatgagccactagtacctggcatcCGAGATATTTTCTAAACCCACGAAACACTTATAGTAAAATGTCCTGTGTCTTTAAAAAGGCTTCAGGATTTGAAAAGGTAATTTGTGTACTGTGTAGTATTTCTCGTTCCCTGAAATTGTTTCTAACTGGAGAGATGTAAAATAAATTCttgttttgaatttcatttcgCTGTTGAAAACACTGTGAATATTTTGTATTGGTAATTTTGACTACTTACAGCTTGTTCCACTAATTTTCCTGAGGCTAATTCTTCTTGTAGTTTCTGGGCTTTCAGCGTTCGTTTTGCCTAAGGGGGGGAAATTACATTTTACTCAGAAGGTTCAAATGACTATTTGCCTTTCGTATTTTTAAAGTAAGTGGTATCGTTTTTCAGAATAGGCCATTGAACAAGACACTGATTACAGTTGGAGGCCTATGACTTTCAAACTCTTCTTTGAGGCAGGCTTTAATGTCACAGCTTTGAGAAGATAAAAGAATGAGAGAAGCCACAGCCAAATAGGGGCTCCCTTGCCACTATAGAAATGACAATGGCATAGCAACGTGTcaagactttaaaaaaacaaacaaacaaaaaccccagagTTGCTAGACTGGACACAGCACAATGTATATTCTTCCTGGAGAGAGGAAGAGCCCACAGGCCGCTCACCAGGTCAACCTTGGCGTACTCTTCCACAATTTTCATGTGTTCCTCTGGATTGTAGCCGTTCCAGCGATCTCTCTTGCCGTCGTAGTCAAACGTGAGCTGAGGCTGGACGTGCTCGTCTGGAGCTATGTTAGTCCCGGTGAACTTGGCGCCGACGCGCCTGGGCCTCTGGAAAACACAAGAGTCCATTTTGCCTAAGTACCTGCAGCCTAGGAAATGTCACAGAACTAAGCAGCCATGCACACGGCGGGAAACCTTTTAGCTTCTGTTTACTTATCAGTCTTCCAGCAAAATGGTTTTGATGGTGCTGGACTAATTTCactcaaattcatttttatttaacttgTGCCCAACTACAGATTATCTTAGAAAAACAAGTTTTCTGACAATAAGGGAAAGGGTCTGGCAGCGACCTCAGGAGTTCTTAAAGGTGCTGGTACCTCAAAGCAGTCTTTCTTCTTGTGTGTCATGGCCCCGCAGTTCTCGCAGGCGCCTTTGCGGTACTTGGTGGTTATGGAATTCTGTCcaaaggcaaaaggaaaacaaagtcaaTGTTTTATGTCCTCAGCTAGTTCCAAGTGACTCTGGCTCTCATGACTGTCTACTGAacccattcatttatttgttcagaaGGAAATCaacgctgggcactggtggctcaggcctgtgatcttagttacttaggaggctgagatctgaagatcacggttcgaagtcagcccaggcagccaagtccacgagactcttatcttcactaaattaccaaagagctggaagtggagtgccttgagcaaaaggagctcagggacagtgcccaggccctgagttcaagccccagaaccagcacagaaaccaaaaacaaaacaagaaaaaaacatttatagCTATGAAGACATATTCAAGatgcctcctttttctttttttttttttgaggcaaggcCAAGCTGACCTGGAATTcgctatcctcctgcctcagcctcccgagtgcccCACTCAGCCGAACACCTACCTCTTTCACACCCCTCTTGTACCACTCTCCAGATGAGCTGAACTGCTTCTGTTTCTCCGGCTGCGGCCTCTGATGCTTTAAGGTGGGTCTTTTTGATGGGTCAATGTACCAAGGTACTGACGAAATATACTGAGGGATGTGTGGGTTGATATCtctgtaataaaatttaaaacaagacGTGTAAGGAAACACAACTTCATCACCAAGCCAGCCTGCTGCGAACCTAGAACAGAAGTACTGCagtgggaggagagagatgaTATGGGTCACCACGCGGATAACGCCATAGAGAGCCGGGAAGAAATGATTACTGTTACAGTGGAGGCTTGCCAGGTGCTAACAACAGTATGacgaaaaggaggagagggaggaggacaggaatGTGCTAGAAAGTCACATGTGTCAGGGCAAGCAGTCAAAAGAGAATGAATTAAAAGGCAGTGGATTAAAAGAATCCTATATCACTCTTAAGATCAGAAAGACCCAAAATACAAAGATGTAAAATACTGGGATTCAGAGTAGACTGGGACAGCAGGAAGGATGGACGAGAGAAAACACAAGGGCTCTTTACTCTACACTCTCTGACATTATTGAAACTTATGCATGCATACTCCTTTGACAAATATAGCAATAATTCTGCAAATGGCAAGGACAGCTTGTTAGCAAAGGATGAGAACTTGGTAGACTTAATAAAATAGCTAAGAATCTGAATTTGAAAAACCTTGATAAAATAGGTAGGAATCTGGATTTTTGAACAAACTGAAAAGGTAAAAAATGAGCAGTGCTTTTCCTTACTTTCCTTCTTCGTCCACTTCTGCAGGGGCATTACCCAGCTTCCGCTGTTCTTCcagctccttcttcttcctccagtCCTCTCGAGTCATCTTCTTTGGTTCCTCTAAACTCAGTTCTTTGGACCCCGACAGGGGCGTGGCATTAACTGTATCCACAGCTGCCGACGACA is part of the Perognathus longimembris pacificus isolate PPM17 chromosome 25, ASM2315922v1, whole genome shotgun sequence genome and harbors:
- the Slu7 gene encoding pre-mRNA-splicing factor SLU7 is translated as MSSAAVDTVNATPLSGSKELSLEEPKKMTREDWRKKKELEEQRKLGNAPAEVDEEGKDINPHIPQYISSVPWYIDPSKRPTLKHQRPQPEKQKQFSSSGEWYKRGVKENSITTKYRKGACENCGAMTHKKKDCFERPRRVGAKFTGTNIAPDEHVQPQLTFDYDGKRDRWNGYNPEEHMKIVEEYAKVDLAKRTLKAQKLQEELASGKLVEQANSPKHQWGEEEPNSQAEKDHNSEDEDEDKYADDIDMPGQNFDSKRRITVRNLRIREDIAKYLRNLDPNSAYYDPKTRAMRENPYANAGKNPDEVSYAGDNFVRYTGDTISMAQTQLFAWEAYDKGSEVHLQADPTKLELLYKSFKVKKEDFKEQQKESILEKYGGQEHLDAPPAELLLAQTEDYVEYSRHGAVIKGQERAVACSKYEEDVKIHNHTHIWGSYWKEGRWGYKCCHSFFKYSYCTGEAGKETTNSEECVISDETGEEPVKKPQTLVEMHQEKLKEEKKKKKKKKKHRKSSSDSDDEEKKHEKLKKALNAEEARLLHVKEIMQIDERKRPYNSIYETREPTEEEMEAYRMKRQRPDDPMASFLGQQ